In Chitinophaga nivalis, a single genomic region encodes these proteins:
- a CDS encoding DUF4334 domain-containing protein: MHPKEKFEQFKQNPANITSAILDTFFDELPPVTVETLIGDWKGGHFNFQSNEVRQQLEAMRWYGKSLRAANTAYPLICLNAQDEPYTFADMGAASLRMILFRNQVTAAMIYDNYPIIDYFHQVDEHTLIGIMEGKVFLEEGEHFYFFLERI; encoded by the coding sequence ATGCATCCCAAAGAAAAGTTTGAACAGTTCAAACAAAATCCTGCCAACATCACCAGCGCCATACTCGATACCTTCTTCGATGAGTTACCTCCTGTTACGGTAGAAACACTCATCGGAGACTGGAAAGGCGGACATTTTAATTTCCAGTCCAATGAAGTACGCCAGCAACTGGAAGCGATGCGGTGGTATGGCAAATCCTTACGTGCGGCCAATACTGCCTACCCGCTTATTTGTTTGAACGCACAGGACGAACCATATACCTTTGCCGATATGGGCGCCGCTTCTCTTCGTATGATATTATTCCGGAATCAGGTGACCGCAGCAATGATATATGACAACTATCCCATCATTGATTATTTCCATCAGGTAGACGAGCATACACTCATCGGCATCATGGAAGGAAAGGTATTTCTGGAAGAAGGCGAACATTTTTATTTTTTCCTGGAAAGGATTTAA
- a CDS encoding J domain-containing protein — protein sequence MINYYEVLEIADFSSHEVIKAAYRKLSKRYHPDVNNGDKVCEERFKEIQQAYEQLRNPNTKALQDDWLRNGQLPEDDAADTPPGYHPPSYEYESDKRWTTWAPMVLTGLLVLVCRMALNWGIEWRRASIQQKAVPVVDMSTILQRAAAPGNQLPVIKAGDTHEQVQQLQGNPDEVKKYGSEEVWYYHNSLVNFKKGIVISYLDTDGVLKVRENIKVHP from the coding sequence ATGATTAATTATTATGAAGTTTTAGAGATCGCTGATTTTTCTTCCCATGAAGTGATCAAAGCTGCTTATCGTAAGTTGTCAAAACGATATCACCCCGATGTGAATAACGGCGACAAAGTTTGTGAAGAACGTTTCAAGGAAATACAGCAGGCATATGAACAGCTGCGTAACCCCAATACCAAGGCATTACAGGATGATTGGCTGCGTAACGGACAGCTACCGGAGGATGATGCAGCTGATACACCGCCCGGATATCATCCGCCATCCTATGAATATGAAAGTGACAAACGATGGACGACCTGGGCGCCCATGGTACTCACAGGGCTCCTCGTATTAGTTTGCCGTATGGCGCTTAATTGGGGAATAGAATGGCGCCGTGCATCTATACAGCAGAAGGCGGTTCCGGTAGTAGATATGTCTACTATCTTACAGCGGGCAGCTGCGCCTGGCAACCAGCTACCTGTCATTAAAGCCGGCGATACGCACGAGCAGGTACAGCAGCTACAGGGAAATCCGGATGAAGTAAAAAAATATGGATCAGAAGAAGTGTGGTATTATCATAATAGCCTGGTTAACTTCAAAAAAGGCATCGTAATAAGTTACCTGGATACAGATGGCGTTTTAAAGGTGCGTGAAAATATAAAAGTCCATCCGTAA
- a CDS encoding terpene synthase family protein, with product MIHYPFSFLLHPEIGHIHEEVASWIATFPISNEDKERVMVSKFEYLPARAFADTSAEKLSLFCRLSLFFFLNDDLYDHCPQTIVEPIYRQYIAIMEGNNPEKKVNWLCDQLLLFRESLQPYVSHNWYNRFHQHFQEYLLLSIQENNFRIAHHFPDLDHYLSWRQEAGAMLLCIDYIEVAQGKELDETIRQHPLVAAIIVATNNISILCNDIYSLSKEIHTEVFNYALIYQHENHCDLNVAYQNLRDKHDAEVDTFMQLRSALTQSDIWNEELNSYVVGLEKWMHANLTWMVADSGRYGQAGRKKH from the coding sequence ATGATACATTATCCCTTTTCCTTTTTATTACATCCTGAGATCGGTCATATTCACGAGGAAGTGGCTTCCTGGATTGCCACCTTCCCGATTTCAAATGAAGATAAGGAAAGGGTGATGGTGTCGAAATTTGAATACCTGCCGGCGAGAGCATTTGCGGATACTTCTGCGGAAAAGTTAAGCCTGTTTTGCCGGCTGTCGCTATTCTTCTTTCTGAATGATGACCTATACGATCATTGCCCGCAAACGATTGTGGAACCTATATACCGGCAATACATTGCCATTATGGAGGGAAATAATCCCGAAAAAAAAGTGAACTGGTTATGTGATCAGCTCCTGCTATTCAGAGAATCACTACAACCCTATGTTTCCCACAACTGGTATAACAGGTTTCATCAGCATTTCCAGGAATATCTCTTATTATCCATACAAGAAAATAATTTCAGAATAGCGCATCATTTTCCGGATCTGGATCATTATTTATCCTGGCGACAGGAAGCAGGCGCTATGCTATTATGCATTGATTACATTGAAGTAGCACAAGGCAAAGAGCTGGATGAAACCATACGGCAACATCCACTGGTAGCAGCTATTATTGTAGCTACCAACAATATTTCTATTCTTTGTAATGATATTTACTCCTTGTCCAAAGAGATCCATACAGAAGTATTTAACTATGCACTGATATACCAGCATGAAAACCATTGTGACTTAAACGTCGCCTACCAAAACCTGAGAGATAAACATGATGCGGAAGTGGATACATTCATGCAGCTTAGAAGCGCACTAACCCAATCCGATATCTGGAACGAGGAACTAAATAGCTATGTGGTTGGGTTGGAGAAATGGATGCACGCCAATTTAACCTGGATGGTAGCAGATTCCGGAAGATATGGACAGGCGGGGCGCAAAAAGCATTAG
- a CDS encoding NAD(P)-dependent alcohol dehydrogenase, which produces MDIQAAMLKAYNEPFSIETVTLGAPADEEILVRLVATGICHTDVAVQEGVYPFPVPAILGHEGAGIVTAVGKQVTSLQPGDQVVLSFLNCGACSSCATGHPAYCDQLFPLNLSGRRDDGTTPYQHGEETINGLFFHQSSFATHTITHFRNAVKVPQDVPLASLGPLGCSIQTGIGTILHTIKPDKGSSILICGVGPVGLAAVIGAHLAQCREIIAVDQHADRLDLAVELGATHTCLTTDQPLADYLREKWPNGVHHIVDTTGHPDIISQSFLSLLPRGILALLGLRTLDSQLTLPYFLLSMGRTVTGVLEGDCRPHEMIPKLVALYQAGQLPIDKMITQYPLADINRAVADLKAGKIIKAVILM; this is translated from the coding sequence ATGGATATCCAAGCTGCTATGCTGAAAGCTTATAATGAGCCGTTCAGTATTGAAACTGTTACATTAGGAGCACCTGCAGACGAGGAAATACTAGTCAGGCTCGTTGCTACCGGTATCTGTCATACCGATGTTGCCGTACAGGAAGGCGTATATCCCTTTCCGGTACCCGCCATCCTGGGACATGAAGGCGCCGGCATCGTCACTGCAGTGGGTAAACAGGTGACCTCCCTCCAACCCGGCGATCAGGTAGTACTTTCATTTTTAAACTGTGGCGCCTGCAGTAGCTGCGCCACCGGGCATCCAGCCTATTGCGATCAGTTGTTCCCACTCAATTTATCCGGGCGAAGAGATGATGGCACCACCCCTTATCAACATGGGGAGGAAACAATCAATGGCCTGTTTTTCCATCAATCTTCCTTTGCTACCCATACCATTACACATTTCCGCAATGCCGTTAAAGTACCCCAGGATGTGCCACTGGCATCTCTTGGGCCCCTGGGCTGTAGTATTCAGACAGGTATCGGCACCATCCTGCATACCATCAAGCCCGATAAAGGGAGCAGTATACTCATTTGTGGCGTGGGTCCGGTAGGACTGGCAGCCGTCATCGGAGCACATCTGGCGCAATGCCGGGAAATTATTGCCGTAGATCAACATGCCGACAGACTGGACCTGGCCGTGGAGCTGGGCGCCACACATACCTGCCTGACAACCGATCAACCATTGGCTGATTACCTGCGTGAAAAGTGGCCCAACGGCGTCCATCATATTGTGGACACCACCGGTCATCCCGACATTATCAGCCAGTCTTTCCTGTCGCTGTTGCCACGGGGAATCCTCGCACTACTGGGTTTGCGGACATTAGACAGCCAGCTCACACTGCCTTATTTTCTGCTAAGTATGGGCAGAACTGTTACCGGGGTGTTGGAAGGCGATTGCCGGCCACATGAAATGATTCCTAAACTGGTGGCATTATATCAGGCCGGTCAGCTACCTATTGACAAGATGATCACGCAATACCCGCTCGCAGATATCAACCGTGCCGTCGCTGATCTGAAGGCAGGTAAAATCATCAAAGCAGTTATTCTCATGTAA
- a CDS encoding acyl-CoA dehydrogenase family protein: protein MALSDFDFLRSVNQVPALEDYNSFTTHAVLQQLMHTYGAGWMQEQATAFGHIMGSHSMQEAGNLANKYLPVLKTHDRYGNRLDVVEFHPAYHEMMTTAIQHQVHTIAWTTPSEGGYLAHSILSFLKQQIDEGTSCPLTMTFAAVPSLKLEPHIAQEWLPLVLSNEYDARHIPYYEKKGVTIGMAMTEPQGGSDVRANLTIAKPVGNGIYHITGRKWFCSAPMSDAFLVLAQTDKGLSCLLVPRFTPDGEKNKLFFQRLKDKLGNKSNASGEVEFHGAWAQLIGEEGRGVASIMEMVRHTRLDCAVGSAATLQRALVEVIHHCQHRSTFGKKLIDQPLMKNVLADLCLESEAATTLAMRLAKGFDDALTDEGALYFTRITTAVAKFWNTKRAVLVLGEAMESMGGNGYVEESILPRLYRDVPVNAIWEGSGNIQALDVLRAMQKEPQSIEVLMHYFQQSRGLDKELDQQLLTLQQLITDPAGYEYKARIIVEKMALAIQAIELIQVAPPAVAELFCQSRLSAKRGLTWGTMETPTAPETIIHRIYREV, encoded by the coding sequence ATGGCGCTTTCCGATTTTGACTTCCTCCGGTCTGTTAACCAGGTGCCTGCCCTGGAAGATTATAACTCCTTTACCACCCATGCGGTGCTGCAACAACTCATGCATACCTATGGCGCTGGTTGGATGCAGGAACAGGCTACCGCGTTCGGACATATCATGGGCAGCCACAGTATGCAGGAAGCGGGTAACCTCGCCAATAAGTACCTCCCCGTGCTGAAAACGCACGATCGTTATGGCAACCGCCTGGATGTAGTAGAATTTCATCCGGCTTACCATGAGATGATGACAACTGCCATACAGCACCAGGTACATACCATCGCCTGGACCACCCCATCGGAAGGCGGTTACCTGGCACATAGTATCCTCTCTTTTCTCAAACAGCAGATCGATGAAGGCACCAGTTGTCCGCTGACCATGACATTTGCCGCAGTACCTTCTCTTAAACTGGAACCGCACATCGCGCAGGAATGGCTACCATTGGTACTTTCAAATGAATACGATGCCCGGCATATACCCTATTATGAAAAGAAAGGTGTCACTATCGGGATGGCCATGACGGAGCCGCAGGGAGGCAGCGATGTACGCGCCAACCTCACTATAGCGAAGCCTGTGGGCAATGGTATCTATCACATCACCGGCAGGAAATGGTTTTGCAGCGCCCCGATGAGCGATGCATTTCTGGTGCTGGCGCAAACGGACAAAGGACTAAGTTGTTTGCTGGTACCTCGTTTTACACCCGATGGTGAAAAAAATAAACTCTTTTTCCAGCGGCTAAAAGATAAGCTGGGCAATAAGTCCAATGCCTCCGGTGAAGTAGAGTTTCATGGTGCGTGGGCACAACTCATCGGAGAAGAAGGCCGCGGCGTAGCCAGTATTATGGAGATGGTACGGCATACGCGGCTGGATTGTGCCGTTGGTTCGGCAGCCACTTTGCAACGGGCATTGGTGGAAGTCATTCATCACTGTCAGCACAGAAGTACGTTTGGCAAAAAACTGATTGATCAGCCATTGATGAAAAATGTATTGGCAGATCTTTGTCTGGAATCAGAAGCCGCTACCACCCTGGCCATGCGGCTCGCCAAAGGATTTGATGACGCACTCACAGATGAAGGTGCCTTGTATTTTACCCGGATCACCACCGCCGTGGCAAAATTCTGGAATACAAAAAGAGCAGTGCTGGTATTGGGAGAAGCGATGGAGTCTATGGGCGGAAACGGGTATGTGGAAGAGTCTATTCTGCCCAGATTGTACCGCGATGTACCGGTAAATGCTATCTGGGAAGGTTCCGGTAATATACAGGCATTGGATGTACTGCGTGCGATGCAGAAAGAACCACAAAGTATCGAAGTGCTGATGCATTATTTTCAACAGTCGCGCGGACTGGATAAGGAACTGGATCAACAGTTGCTGACATTGCAACAATTGATAACCGATCCGGCAGGCTATGAATATAAGGCAAGGATCATCGTAGAAAAAATGGCGCTGGCTATCCAGGCGATCGAATTGATACAGGTGGCGCCACCCGCCGTAGCGGAGCTGTTCTGTCAATCCAGGTTATCGGCAAAGAGAGGGTTAACGTGGGGTACAATGGAGACCCCGACAGCCCCGGAAACCATCATTCACAGGATTTACCGGGAGGTCTGA
- a CDS encoding DUF885 domain-containing protein, with protein sequence MKRNAMLLYMSCLLLWLQIAQAQEPPNNTRLHQLFDDYYRERMPLFPTEATAAGYHQYDDQLAIEGAAPYLAATRSFYNKYLTALQAFDRKKLRKADRVSYDILVYTLQMGLEGLDLHLEYLPMNQFVSTPLELASFGSGNADQPFNTVQDYERWAKRMNAFPEWTDTCIANFNKGIRAGVVLPKALVMTMIPQLEALTVKDAAKNVFYLPLAKFPASFTTAEKQRLTGLYHQVIADKMIPAYEQLATYLKNIYLSAAQEKAGLYALPGGDRIYAYYLHYYTTAPELTPEQVYQTGLTEVARIRKEMEAIKTQVGFTGTLPAFFTHLKTNPALMPFKTPAEVLAAYRQIHDKIQPALAALFGRQPQTRFEIRRVEAFREAAMGGPFYVKGNPDEKRPATFYVPVPDATKINVTFYGMEATFIHEGVPGHHFQIALQQENKAIPAFRRQPTFSAYFEGWALYAESLGKQLHCYTDPYQQMGALNNEIHRAIRLVTDVAIHTGKMTRAEAIAYMMANEAISETIATAEVERYMALPGQALSYKTGEIKLMALRDKLARQMGPRFHLKDFHDALLAYGDMPLKVLEEYMNDWARTSTGR encoded by the coding sequence ATGAAAAGAAATGCCATGCTGTTGTATATGTCCTGCCTACTCCTGTGGCTGCAGATAGCGCAGGCACAGGAGCCGCCAAACAATACCCGGTTGCATCAGTTATTTGACGATTACTATAGGGAACGTATGCCATTGTTTCCTACGGAAGCTACTGCAGCCGGATACCACCAATACGACGACCAGCTGGCCATAGAGGGCGCTGCTCCCTATCTGGCTGCTACCCGTTCTTTTTACAACAAATACCTCACTGCATTACAAGCATTTGACCGGAAAAAACTGCGTAAGGCAGACAGGGTCTCTTATGATATCCTGGTATATACCTTGCAAATGGGACTGGAGGGACTGGACCTGCACCTGGAATACCTGCCGATGAATCAGTTTGTATCCACACCACTGGAACTGGCCTCTTTTGGCTCCGGTAATGCCGACCAGCCTTTTAATACCGTACAGGATTATGAACGCTGGGCTAAAAGAATGAATGCTTTTCCCGAATGGACCGATACCTGTATCGCCAACTTCAATAAAGGTATCCGGGCGGGTGTTGTATTACCCAAGGCGTTGGTGATGACCATGATTCCACAGCTGGAAGCCCTGACCGTAAAGGATGCCGCAAAAAATGTGTTTTACCTGCCGCTGGCAAAGTTTCCGGCATCTTTTACCACCGCCGAAAAACAACGGCTTACCGGACTATATCATCAGGTGATCGCAGATAAAATGATACCTGCCTATGAACAGCTGGCGACCTACCTGAAAAACATTTACCTGTCGGCAGCCCAGGAGAAAGCTGGCCTGTATGCTTTGCCAGGAGGCGACCGCATCTATGCTTATTATCTGCATTATTATACCACTGCTCCGGAACTGACACCGGAACAGGTATACCAGACCGGGTTGACAGAAGTAGCACGTATCCGGAAAGAGATGGAAGCCATCAAAACACAGGTGGGGTTTACCGGCACGCTGCCGGCATTTTTCACGCACCTGAAAACCAATCCGGCCCTGATGCCTTTTAAAACACCAGCAGAAGTGCTGGCAGCATACCGGCAGATCCATGATAAAATACAACCGGCATTAGCAGCGTTGTTTGGCCGGCAACCACAGACACGTTTTGAGATACGACGGGTGGAAGCTTTCCGGGAAGCAGCGATGGGAGGCCCCTTTTATGTGAAAGGTAATCCGGACGAAAAAAGGCCCGCTACTTTTTATGTACCCGTGCCGGATGCCACCAAAATCAATGTCACCTTCTATGGTATGGAAGCTACGTTTATACATGAGGGTGTGCCCGGGCATCATTTCCAGATAGCGCTCCAGCAGGAGAATAAAGCCATTCCTGCTTTCCGCCGGCAACCTACTTTCAGTGCTTACTTTGAAGGGTGGGCGCTTTACGCGGAGTCACTGGGCAAACAACTGCATTGTTATACCGATCCCTATCAGCAGATGGGGGCGTTGAATAATGAAATTCACCGGGCCATCCGGCTGGTAACAGACGTGGCAATCCATACCGGTAAAATGACAAGAGCGGAAGCCATTGCTTATATGATGGCCAATGAAGCCATCAGCGAAACCATTGCTACAGCAGAAGTAGAGCGCTACATGGCCTTACCGGGACAAGCCCTTTCTTATAAAACCGGAGAAATAAAACTCATGGCACTGCGCGATAAACTAGCCCGGCAAATGGGACCTCGCTTCCACTTAAAAGATTTTCATGATGCCTTGCTTGCCTATGGCGATATGCCCCTGAAGGTACTCGAAGAATATATGAATGACTGGGCCCGGACATCTACGGGCAGATAG
- a CDS encoding M48 family metalloprotease: MPIFKSLLAASLLVLGSVALYAQSPKLYTYQDLSHLYYKQQKDSLTKAWECPGIYRGKATQRKYREIWDSRTEFISKAITDDNYVYDQEIVSYVAGIVDQLITGNKHAIPVKPFLLLDRSASVNAYAVGNGVLAINMGLLTYVRSREELALVIAHELAHNIMQHPEEAMKKRAEWLTSDEYKESLKSILDSKYERLTRLKKIFEEYSFDRNRHQRYHESDADSLAIVLLRNSKIAFDPQVFLRLDSADMEYQLPLIQPVKKYFEAYNLTVEDSWIRKQTKGLSARSGYHAEENSARRDSLKTHPDCGERYKHTLHLKSADSTVTPVPPSIKDRAEKILLWNMYCQGNMAACLYRIMRAKDNGASDTWYDFMFYNVMTHLFKADQELRRFSAIDVKSRESVSPAYFDLQTLLEKIPREQLEQHCKVLYGAAFWKGLSVQERDFKTLLHQFIQQAAETDKARLAQEFAGKHGASMYLEYAQPFIKK, translated from the coding sequence ATGCCGATTTTTAAATCACTACTGGCTGCAAGCCTGTTAGTGTTAGGAAGTGTTGCGCTGTATGCGCAATCCCCCAAACTTTATACCTACCAGGATTTATCTCACCTGTATTATAAGCAACAAAAAGATTCACTCACTAAAGCCTGGGAGTGTCCCGGTATCTATCGGGGAAAAGCTACCCAGAGAAAGTATAGGGAGATCTGGGATAGCAGAACTGAATTTATCAGTAAAGCTATCACGGACGATAACTATGTATATGATCAGGAAATTGTTTCCTATGTAGCTGGTATTGTGGATCAGCTGATAACAGGGAACAAGCATGCTATTCCGGTAAAACCTTTTTTGCTGCTGGACAGAAGTGCGTCCGTTAATGCCTATGCAGTAGGGAATGGCGTGCTGGCGATTAATATGGGCTTACTCACGTATGTCAGGTCACGGGAAGAACTGGCACTGGTCATTGCACATGAGCTGGCGCATAATATCATGCAGCATCCGGAAGAGGCGATGAAAAAAAGAGCAGAATGGTTAACTTCTGATGAATATAAAGAATCCCTCAAATCTATACTGGACTCCAAATATGAGCGGTTAACGCGGTTGAAAAAAATCTTTGAAGAATATTCTTTTGATAGAAACCGACACCAGCGATATCATGAAAGTGATGCAGACTCTCTCGCTATTGTGCTGCTCAGGAACAGTAAAATTGCATTTGACCCGCAGGTGTTTTTACGATTGGATAGTGCCGATATGGAATATCAGCTACCCTTGATACAGCCGGTAAAAAAATATTTCGAGGCTTATAATCTTACCGTAGAAGATAGCTGGATAAGAAAACAAACCAAAGGGTTGTCTGCACGTAGTGGCTATCACGCCGAAGAAAACAGTGCACGCCGGGATTCCTTAAAAACACATCCGGATTGCGGGGAGCGCTACAAACATACGCTGCATCTAAAAAGTGCAGATAGTACCGTAACGCCTGTACCGCCCTCTATCAAAGACAGAGCAGAGAAGATATTGCTATGGAATATGTATTGCCAGGGCAATATGGCTGCTTGTTTGTACCGGATCATGCGGGCAAAAGATAATGGTGCGTCCGATACCTGGTACGACTTCATGTTTTATAATGTGATGACGCATCTGTTTAAAGCCGACCAGGAGCTGCGCCGGTTTAGTGCTATTGATGTGAAATCCAGGGAATCTGTTTCTCCTGCTTATTTCGATTTACAGACCTTGTTGGAAAAAATTCCCCGTGAACAGCTGGAACAACACTGTAAGGTATTGTATGGTGCTGCCTTCTGGAAGGGACTATCTGTGCAGGAGCGTGACTTTAAGACCCTGTTGCATCAATTTATTCAGCAGGCTGCAGAAACAGATAAAGCCAGGTTAGCACAGGAGTTTGCCGGTAAACATGGCGCCAGTATGTATCTGGAATATGCCCAGCCATTTATAAAAAAGTAA
- a CDS encoding DUF6770 family protein, producing MKRFIIASLLLPLSVAVHAQSKVFKQVGAQISSKIKTIYQNNSLVGYLVFTELEKASKDSFNYRITMMDENLNDIGVVNFRDTKLNLRSVTAEENVLALAYTKSNLIGSGLAHRGEVNRAMPTAYLAIQTQFISLEGKIINSHFRKLSVRVREIFEQDKFELGRAGLKHDLRIQNVSGLGFVAFYGDDKSNHLLVFDKNGKLTLEKNVEERPQEFSMLTSGHDVYFLMKQREKMQEGGYEVIGYHLDNGVVIPKYALKTPKGESLKVANFENDPVTGKPYLSGSIINPRRGHKYATFAKLTKGPFIGMFNVSLEGYQKKDIKASYNYWNTGDSKVATTNGQLLANGYYGVYGPSFRDYYGNTYFAGSAVRRFISPGGLLPMLLFQGAIHRFQVRDVMVLKQNVKGELSYEKEIAVKHGRTMSGPGMYLYDQKSFFTVNAPETKSVYLVISDLKNVHIYDVNKKQVTRSFPLVKDGVETHVFPAKDGYIMISQYDRKEEAVRYSIEAV from the coding sequence ATGAAACGATTTATTATAGCATCGTTGCTATTGCCTTTATCCGTTGCGGTACATGCCCAGTCGAAAGTGTTCAAGCAGGTAGGGGCGCAGATTTCTTCGAAAATTAAAACCATCTATCAGAATAATAGCCTGGTGGGCTATTTGGTGTTTACAGAGTTGGAGAAAGCGAGTAAAGACTCTTTTAACTACCGGATCACCATGATGGATGAAAACCTGAATGATATCGGGGTCGTGAATTTCAGGGACACCAAGTTGAATCTGCGTAGTGTAACGGCAGAGGAAAATGTACTGGCGTTGGCCTATACCAAGAGTAACCTGATCGGTTCCGGCCTGGCACACCGCGGAGAGGTAAACAGGGCGATGCCTACCGCTTATCTGGCCATACAAACACAGTTTATTAGTTTGGAAGGAAAGATTATCAATAGTCATTTCCGCAAATTGAGTGTCAGAGTTAGAGAAATATTTGAACAAGATAAATTTGAGTTGGGTAGAGCAGGGTTGAAACATGATCTGCGCATACAAAATGTGAGCGGACTGGGTTTTGTGGCCTTCTATGGCGACGATAAGAGTAATCACCTGTTAGTGTTTGATAAAAACGGAAAGCTCACCCTGGAGAAAAATGTGGAAGAACGCCCGCAAGAATTTTCTATGCTGACATCAGGCCATGATGTGTACTTCCTGATGAAGCAACGGGAGAAAATGCAGGAAGGTGGTTATGAAGTAATTGGATACCATCTGGATAACGGTGTGGTGATTCCTAAATACGCGCTCAAAACGCCTAAGGGTGAATCCTTGAAAGTAGCAAATTTTGAAAATGATCCGGTGACCGGTAAACCTTATCTTTCCGGTAGTATTATTAATCCCCGGAGAGGCCATAAATATGCAACCTTTGCCAAGCTTACTAAAGGCCCTTTTATTGGCATGTTCAATGTTAGTCTGGAAGGATACCAGAAAAAGGATATCAAGGCAAGCTACAACTATTGGAATACAGGAGACAGTAAAGTAGCTACCACTAACGGACAGCTACTGGCTAATGGTTACTATGGCGTTTATGGTCCTTCCTTCAGGGATTACTATGGTAATACCTACTTTGCCGGGTCAGCTGTAAGACGCTTTATCAGTCCGGGTGGATTGCTGCCTATGCTTCTTTTTCAGGGAGCTATTCACAGATTTCAGGTGAGAGACGTGATGGTATTGAAACAAAATGTCAAAGGCGAGTTATCCTATGAAAAGGAAATTGCGGTGAAACATGGCAGAACCATGTCTGGTCCGGGAATGTATTTGTACGATCAGAAATCCTTCTTCACGGTTAATGCACCTGAAACAAAGTCTGTTTACCTGGTAATATCAGATCTTAAAAACGTGCATATCTACGATGTAAATAAAAAGCAGGTGACCCGTAGTTTTCCTTTAGTAAAGGATGGCGTGGAAACTCATGTATTCCCGGCTAAAGACGGATATATTATGATTTCCCAGTACGACAGAAAAGAAGAAGCTGTACGTTATTCTATTGAAGCGGTTTAA